A section of the Cryobacterium soli genome encodes:
- a CDS encoding ABC transporter permease yields the protein MQNKPGQAHFVAALEDTPVAAVDRLDENEKARSTWADAWESMRRRPTFWVSAVLILLIVVVALFPTIFTQVDPRACDLSNSNGDPAAGHPFGFNRQGCDVYSRTIWGTQASVTVGLLAASIVTLFGIIVGALAGYYGGWLDAVVSRIGDIFFAIPTVLGAIVLMSVLPTATPTTVAFVLSVFAWPQIARIMRGAVLSASNSDYVMASTALGVSKFRILLRHVVPNAIAPVIVIATVSLGTFIVAEATLSFLGIGLPPSVMSWGNDIGTAQTSIVTSPQVLLYPAAALSITVLAFLMLGDILRDALDPTARATR from the coding sequence ATGCAAAATAAGCCTGGCCAGGCCCACTTCGTCGCGGCACTGGAAGACACCCCGGTAGCCGCAGTCGACCGTCTCGACGAGAACGAGAAGGCACGCAGCACCTGGGCGGATGCCTGGGAGTCGATGCGCCGCCGTCCCACCTTCTGGGTATCGGCCGTGCTGATCCTCCTCATCGTGGTCGTCGCGCTGTTCCCCACGATCTTCACCCAGGTCGACCCACGTGCCTGCGACCTGAGCAACAGCAACGGCGACCCGGCTGCCGGTCACCCGTTCGGGTTCAACCGCCAGGGCTGCGACGTGTACTCGCGCACTATCTGGGGAACCCAGGCCTCGGTCACGGTGGGACTGCTCGCAGCCAGCATCGTGACCCTCTTCGGCATCATCGTGGGAGCCCTCGCGGGCTACTACGGTGGCTGGCTCGACGCCGTCGTCTCGCGGATCGGCGACATCTTCTTCGCCATCCCCACCGTGCTCGGCGCCATCGTGCTGATGTCGGTTCTGCCGACCGCGACGCCCACAACTGTGGCCTTCGTGCTGTCGGTCTTCGCCTGGCCCCAGATCGCCCGCATCATGCGCGGTGCGGTGCTGTCGGCGTCGAACTCCGACTACGTGATGGCCTCCACGGCTCTCGGTGTGTCGAAGTTCCGCATCCTGCTGCGCCACGTCGTGCCGAACGCGATCGCCCCGGTCATCGTCATCGCCACGGTGTCGCTCGGTACGTTCATCGTCGCCGAGGCGACGCTGTCGTTCCTGGGTATCGGACTGCCGCCGAGCGTCATGTCGTGGGGTAACGACATCGGCACGGCGCAGACCTCCATTGTGACCAGCCCGCAGGTGCTCCTGTACCCGGCGGCCGCCCTGTCCATCACGGTGCTCGCGTTCCTGATGCTCGGCGACATTCTGCGCGATGCGCTTGACCCGACGGCGAGGGCGACTCGATGA
- a CDS encoding ABC transporter permease, with product MLWYTGRRILQMIPVFFGATFLIYFMVFSLPGDPIAALFGDRQPSAAVLEQLRAQYNLDKPFIVQYLLYIGNFFQGDLGTTYSGRAVSDVMAHAFPITFRLAMLALAFEAFFGILVGLIAGLRKGKLFDASALVVSLLLISVPTFVVGFVLRLVFGVQLGWFRTTVSGEAPWGELVLPAIVLASVSFAYIVRLTRASVADNLNADFVRTATAKGLSRRRVVTVHVLRNSLVPVVTFLGVDLGSLMVGAIVTEGIFNINGVGGTVFKAIKLGESTTVVSFIAVMVVIFVVANLLVDLLYAALDPRIRYAK from the coding sequence ATGCTGTGGTACACAGGCAGGCGCATCCTCCAAATGATCCCCGTGTTCTTCGGGGCCACTTTTCTTATTTACTTCATGGTGTTCTCGCTCCCGGGCGATCCCATTGCCGCACTATTCGGTGATCGCCAGCCATCGGCGGCGGTCCTCGAGCAGCTTCGAGCGCAGTACAACCTCGACAAGCCGTTCATCGTGCAGTACCTGCTGTACATCGGGAACTTCTTCCAGGGTGACCTGGGCACGACCTATTCCGGTCGAGCAGTGTCCGACGTCATGGCACACGCCTTCCCCATCACTTTCCGCCTGGCCATGCTGGCGCTCGCGTTCGAGGCCTTCTTCGGCATCCTCGTCGGCCTCATCGCGGGCCTGCGCAAGGGCAAGCTGTTCGACGCCAGTGCCCTCGTCGTCAGCCTGCTCCTGATCAGCGTTCCGACCTTCGTGGTCGGCTTCGTGCTGCGGCTGGTGTTCGGCGTGCAGCTCGGCTGGTTCCGCACCACGGTCAGCGGAGAAGCCCCCTGGGGCGAGCTCGTGCTGCCGGCCATCGTGCTCGCATCCGTCTCGTTCGCCTACATCGTGCGCCTCACCCGGGCCAGCGTCGCCGACAATCTCAATGCCGATTTTGTTCGCACCGCAACGGCCAAGGGCCTGTCCCGCCGCCGGGTCGTCACCGTGCACGTGCTGCGCAACTCCCTCGTTCCCGTTGTGACCTTCCTGGGCGTGGACCTCGGTTCGCTCATGGTCGGTGCGATCGTGACCGAGGGAATCTTCAACATCAACGGAGTCGGCGGCACGGTCTTCAAGGCCATCAAGCTCGGTGAGAGCACGACCGTGGTGTCATTCATCGCGGTCATGGTTGTCATCTTCGTGGTGGCCAACCTGCTCGTCGACCTGCTGTACGCAGCTCTGGACCCAAGGATTCGTTATGCAAAATAA
- a CDS encoding peptide ABC transporter substrate-binding protein, which translates to MKRSRMGLSALALISVSALALTGCATSNDEPAASTGDSSAIISTNGSEPQFPLIPTNTTETGGGKILTSMFAGLVSYKSDGSTENEVAKSIESDDATNWTVTLNDGWTFTNGEAVTSSSFVDAWNYGALFSNGQAAAYFFDDIAGFNAEADSELTGLKVVDDTTFTVELASPEADWPLRLGYTAFMPLPSAAYDDMAAFGENPIGNGPYMLAEEGAWVHDEGINLITNPDYKGVRTPVNGGLDIIFYATQDAAYADVQGGNLDVLDAVPDSAFETYADEFGDRSVNQPAAIFQAFNMPYYLEHWSGDEGKLRRAAISMSIDRAQITDVIFQGTRTPATDFTSPVIDGYSDALKGADVLEYNPDEAVKLWKEADAIAPYGDTTFDIAYNSDGGHQAWVDAVTNSIKNTLGINAVGKPYPTFAAALDDRKTDKLTGATRAGWQADYPSMYNFLAPLYQTGAGNNYEGYSSTEFDTLLKEGAAADNVADATKKYQEAQEVLLKDLPTVPLWYSNVVGVWADGVNDVTFGWDSVPLYYQITKG; encoded by the coding sequence TTGAAGAGATCCCGTATGGGCCTGAGCGCCCTCGCGCTGATTTCGGTGAGCGCGCTCGCGCTCACCGGTTGCGCGACCTCGAACGACGAACCGGCCGCCTCGACCGGCGACTCGTCCGCGATCATCAGCACGAACGGCAGCGAGCCGCAGTTCCCGCTGATCCCGACCAACACCACGGAAACCGGTGGTGGCAAGATCCTCACCTCGATGTTCGCCGGTCTGGTCTCCTACAAGTCCGACGGTTCCACCGAGAACGAGGTCGCCAAGTCGATCGAGTCCGATGACGCCACCAACTGGACCGTCACGCTCAACGACGGCTGGACCTTCACCAACGGTGAAGCTGTCACGTCCTCCTCCTTCGTGGACGCCTGGAACTACGGCGCGCTCTTCAGCAACGGCCAGGCCGCAGCATACTTCTTCGACGACATCGCCGGCTTCAACGCCGAGGCGGACAGCGAACTGACCGGCCTCAAGGTCGTCGACGACACCACCTTCACCGTCGAGCTGGCTTCCCCCGAAGCCGACTGGCCGCTGCGCCTGGGCTACACGGCCTTCATGCCGCTGCCGAGCGCCGCGTACGACGACATGGCCGCCTTCGGTGAGAACCCGATCGGCAACGGCCCGTACATGCTGGCCGAAGAGGGCGCCTGGGTCCACGACGAGGGCATCAACCTGATCACCAACCCCGACTACAAGGGTGTTCGCACGCCCGTCAACGGTGGCCTGGACATCATCTTCTACGCCACCCAGGACGCCGCGTACGCGGACGTGCAGGGCGGCAACCTCGACGTGCTGGACGCCGTTCCGGACTCCGCCTTCGAGACCTACGCTGACGAGTTCGGTGACCGCTCGGTCAACCAGCCGGCCGCCATCTTCCAGGCGTTCAACATGCCGTACTACCTCGAGCACTGGAGCGGCGACGAGGGCAAGCTGCGTCGTGCAGCCATCTCGATGTCGATCGACCGCGCTCAGATCACGGACGTCATCTTCCAGGGCACCCGCACGCCGGCCACCGACTTCACCTCCCCGGTCATCGACGGCTACTCCGACGCCCTCAAGGGTGCCGACGTCCTCGAGTACAACCCCGATGAAGCCGTGAAGCTGTGGAAGGAAGCCGACGCGATCGCTCCCTACGGAGACACCACGTTCGACATCGCCTACAACTCCGACGGTGGCCACCAGGCCTGGGTCGACGCTGTGACCAACAGCATCAAGAACACCCTCGGCATCAACGCCGTCGGCAAGCCGTACCCGACCTTCGCCGCCGCGTTGGACGACCGCAAGACCGACAAGCTGACCGGTGCCACCCGCGCCGGATGGCAGGCCGACTACCCGTCGATGTACAACTTCCTCGCGCCGCTGTACCAGACCGGTGCCGGAAACAACTACGAGGGCTACAGCAGCACTGAGTTCGACACCCTGCTCAAGGAGGGTGCCGCTGCTGACAACGTCGCCGACGCCACCAAGAAGTACCAGGAAGCTCAGGAGGTTCTGCTCAAGGACCTTCCGACCGTCCCGCTGTGGTACTCCAACGTGGTCGGAGTCTGGGCTGACGGCGTCAACGACGTCACGTTCGGCTGGGACTCGGTTCCGCTGTACTACCAGATCACCAAGGGTTAA
- a CDS encoding thiol-disulfide oxidoreductase DCC family protein: protein MPTIARTSPATLIFDGDCGFCTTAVLWMQRTLPRVPATAPFQWTDLARYGLTEEQARARVWFVSGERQYGGAAAVAAILRGQPNRALRVLGTLATVPPWSWAASAGYRLVARYRYRLPGGTPACRMPSAS from the coding sequence ATGCCGACCATCGCGCGCACCTCCCCCGCCACTTTGATCTTCGACGGCGACTGCGGCTTCTGTACCACCGCTGTCCTCTGGATGCAGCGCACCCTGCCGAGGGTCCCGGCCACCGCTCCGTTCCAATGGACCGACTTGGCCCGCTACGGCCTCACCGAGGAGCAGGCTCGCGCGCGAGTGTGGTTCGTCTCGGGCGAACGGCAGTACGGCGGCGCCGCGGCCGTGGCAGCGATCCTGCGCGGACAACCGAATCGTGCGTTGCGAGTACTCGGCACACTGGCCACCGTACCGCCGTGGTCATGGGCCGCCTCGGCCGGATACCGGCTCGTGGCCCGCTACCGATACCGGCTGCCGGGCGGCACCCCGGCGTGCCGGATGCCGAGCGCCTCGTGA
- a CDS encoding CPBP family intramembrane glutamic endopeptidase gives MPDAERLVSSRVVGGTAPSAPDVSRVRLRWEIVIVLGLSLGASAVYSIVSIIARLTEEVALGDQSATINGSQSTREWLDFTYQFLGIVFALFPVALVLYLLWQPGRSAFRRLGVDFTEPRRDLLRGGGLLLLIGIPGLGLYLAGRALGFTVAVVPSPLDTFWWTIPILVFSALRSALSEELIVVGYLFTRLKELGWNTWTIIVSAALLRGSYHLYQGIGPFVGNALMGVVFGWCYVRWGRVMPLVIAHWVLDILSFVGYPLAVLWWPALLTPTS, from the coding sequence GTGCCGGATGCCGAGCGCCTCGTGAGCAGCCGGGTCGTGGGCGGCACTGCCCCGAGCGCCCCCGACGTCTCGCGTGTTCGGCTGCGCTGGGAGATCGTCATCGTGCTCGGGCTGTCGCTGGGCGCATCCGCCGTGTACTCGATCGTCTCGATCATCGCCAGGCTCACCGAAGAGGTGGCGCTGGGCGATCAGTCCGCCACGATCAACGGCTCGCAGTCCACCCGGGAATGGCTCGACTTCACTTATCAGTTCCTGGGCATCGTCTTCGCCCTGTTCCCCGTGGCGCTGGTGCTCTACCTGCTGTGGCAACCCGGTCGGAGCGCCTTCCGGCGGCTCGGGGTGGACTTCACCGAACCGCGCCGTGACCTCCTGCGCGGCGGCGGGCTGCTCCTGCTCATCGGCATCCCTGGGCTCGGCCTGTACCTGGCCGGCCGCGCGCTGGGTTTCACCGTGGCGGTGGTGCCGTCGCCGCTGGACACGTTCTGGTGGACCATCCCGATCCTGGTGTTCTCGGCGCTCCGTAGCGCCCTGAGCGAGGAACTCATCGTGGTGGGGTATCTGTTCACCCGGTTGAAGGAATTGGGCTGGAACACCTGGACCATCATCGTCTCGGCGGCGCTGCTGCGCGGCAGCTACCACCTTTATCAGGGCATCGGGCCGTTCGTGGGCAATGCCCTGATGGGAGTGGTGTTCGGCTGGTGCTACGTGCGCTGGGGCCGGGTGATGCCCCTGGTGATCGCGCACTGGGTGCTCGACATCCTCTCGTTCGTCGGTTACCCCCTCGCGGTGCTCTGGTGGCCCGCTCTGCTCACCCCCACCTCCTAG
- the gcvP gene encoding aminomethyl-transferring glycine dehydrogenase, with protein sequence MSQPFTQRHIGTDADAQSHMLAVLGHDSVEALVNAAVPASIQVEQFRTRGDSTLPPAATEREAIAELRLLADKNDVKRSMIGLGYYDTITPAVIKRNVLENPSWYTAYTPYQPEISQGRLEAIINFQTMVADLTGMATANGSMLDESTSVVEGMLLARRASKSPSNRFIVDADALPQTHALLGNRAHALGLELAVLPLDENTTADDLGDYFGIFVQYPGASGRVWNPTAVIALAHENKALAVVAADLLALTLITSPGDLGADVAVGTSQRFGVPMGFGGPHAGYLAVRKGLERQMPGRLVGVSVDAAGNPAYRLALQVREQHIRRDKATSNICTAQVLLAVMAGMYAVYHGPDGLKKIASSVAWHADRLAGYLEEAGVELVHADFFDTLQARVPGRAQAVVDAARELGVNLWLVDADTVNVSVDETTTHTDIHRVAQAFGGPASRNFAFVANDNNRLPEAMARTSEYLTHAVFNTHRSETSMMRYLKRLADYDYALDRGMIPLGSCTMKLNAATEMEAVTWPEFGGLHPFAPKADVEGYLELIRQLETWLTDVTGYDSVSLQPNAGSQGELAGLLAIRGFHLANGDVDRTVCLIPSSAHGTNAASAVLAGMRVVVVACDELGNVDLDDLRAKIAEHADALAALMITYPSTHGVYEHEVGAICAAVHEAGGQVYVDGANLNALLGFARFGDFGGDVSHLNLHKTFCIPHGGGGPGVGPVAAKAHLAPFLPGHPLAQSDEHYLLGATGTETVVHGGGPVSAAPYGSPSILPISWAYVRMMGADGLKQATGAAVLAANYVAKQLSDHYPVLYAGDNGLVAHECILDLRPLTAATGVTVDDVAKRLVDYGFHAPTMSFPVAGTLMVEPTESEDLGEIDRFIEAMIGIKAEADAVAAGTWPADDNPLHNAPHTAQSVIEGEWTHPYDRETAVYPVRTLIRNKYWAPVRRIDNAYGDRNLVCACPPPEAFE encoded by the coding sequence ATGTCGCAGCCCTTCACCCAGCGTCACATCGGCACGGATGCCGACGCCCAGTCCCACATGCTGGCCGTCCTCGGCCACGACAGCGTCGAGGCGCTCGTCAACGCGGCCGTCCCGGCGTCGATCCAGGTCGAGCAGTTCCGCACCAGGGGAGACAGCACCCTGCCACCGGCCGCCACGGAGCGGGAGGCCATCGCTGAACTCCGTCTCCTGGCGGACAAGAACGACGTGAAGCGCTCCATGATCGGGCTCGGCTACTACGACACGATCACCCCCGCCGTGATCAAGCGCAACGTGCTGGAGAACCCGAGCTGGTACACCGCGTACACGCCGTACCAGCCGGAAATCAGCCAGGGCCGCCTCGAGGCGATCATCAACTTCCAGACCATGGTGGCCGACCTCACCGGCATGGCCACCGCCAACGGATCGATGCTCGACGAGTCCACCTCCGTCGTGGAGGGCATGCTGCTGGCCCGCCGGGCATCCAAGTCGCCGTCGAACCGGTTCATCGTCGACGCGGATGCGCTGCCGCAGACCCACGCGCTGCTCGGCAACCGCGCCCACGCACTCGGCCTCGAACTGGCCGTGCTGCCCCTGGACGAGAACACCACCGCAGATGACCTCGGCGACTACTTCGGCATCTTCGTGCAGTACCCCGGCGCCTCCGGCCGGGTCTGGAACCCCACCGCCGTGATCGCGCTCGCGCACGAGAACAAGGCCCTGGCCGTGGTGGCCGCCGACCTGCTCGCCCTCACCCTGATCACCTCGCCCGGCGACCTCGGCGCCGACGTGGCCGTGGGCACCAGCCAGCGCTTCGGCGTGCCGATGGGCTTCGGCGGACCGCACGCCGGCTACCTCGCCGTACGCAAGGGCCTCGAGCGCCAGATGCCCGGCCGCCTCGTGGGTGTGAGCGTCGACGCCGCCGGCAACCCCGCCTACCGGTTGGCGCTGCAGGTGCGCGAGCAGCACATCCGCCGCGACAAGGCGACCTCCAACATCTGCACCGCCCAGGTGCTGCTGGCCGTCATGGCCGGCATGTACGCGGTGTACCACGGGCCCGACGGCCTGAAGAAGATCGCCTCGTCGGTCGCCTGGCACGCCGACCGCCTCGCCGGGTACCTCGAGGAGGCCGGCGTCGAGCTTGTGCACGCCGACTTCTTCGACACCCTCCAGGCCCGCGTGCCCGGTCGCGCCCAGGCCGTGGTCGACGCCGCTCGTGAGCTCGGGGTCAACCTGTGGCTGGTCGATGCGGACACCGTCAACGTCTCCGTCGACGAGACCACCACGCACACCGACATCCACAGGGTCGCCCAGGCCTTCGGCGGCCCGGCATCGCGCAACTTCGCCTTCGTGGCGAACGACAACAACCGCCTGCCCGAGGCGATGGCCCGCACCAGCGAGTACCTCACCCACGCCGTCTTCAACACGCACCGCTCCGAGACGAGCATGATGCGCTACCTCAAGCGCCTGGCCGACTACGACTATGCGCTGGACCGCGGCATGATCCCGCTGGGCTCCTGCACCATGAAGCTCAACGCCGCCACCGAGATGGAGGCCGTCACCTGGCCCGAGTTCGGCGGACTGCACCCGTTCGCGCCCAAGGCCGACGTCGAGGGCTACCTCGAACTCATCCGCCAGCTCGAGACCTGGCTGACGGATGTCACCGGCTACGACTCCGTGTCGCTGCAGCCCAACGCCGGCAGCCAGGGCGAACTCGCCGGGCTCCTGGCCATCCGCGGGTTCCACCTCGCAAACGGCGACGTGGACCGCACGGTCTGCCTCATCCCGTCCAGCGCGCACGGCACCAACGCGGCCTCCGCCGTGCTGGCCGGCATGCGCGTCGTGGTCGTCGCCTGCGACGAGCTCGGCAACGTCGACCTCGACGACCTCCGCGCCAAGATCGCCGAGCACGCCGACGCGCTGGCCGCGCTGATGATCACCTACCCGTCCACCCACGGGGTGTACGAGCACGAGGTCGGAGCGATCTGCGCCGCGGTGCACGAGGCCGGCGGCCAGGTCTACGTCGACGGCGCAAACCTCAACGCCCTGCTCGGCTTCGCCCGGTTCGGCGACTTCGGCGGCGACGTGTCGCACCTCAACCTGCACAAGACCTTCTGCATCCCGCACGGCGGCGGCGGCCCCGGCGTGGGCCCCGTCGCGGCCAAGGCGCACCTCGCGCCGTTCCTGCCCGGTCACCCGCTCGCGCAGAGCGACGAGCACTACCTGCTCGGCGCCACCGGCACCGAGACCGTCGTGCACGGCGGCGGCCCGGTTTCTGCGGCGCCGTACGGCAGCCCGAGCATCCTGCCCATCTCCTGGGCGTACGTGCGCATGATGGGCGCCGACGGCCTCAAGCAGGCGACCGGCGCGGCCGTTCTCGCGGCGAACTACGTGGCCAAGCAGCTCAGCGACCACTACCCGGTGCTCTACGCCGGCGACAACGGCCTGGTCGCGCACGAGTGCATCCTCGACCTGCGCCCGCTCACCGCGGCGACCGGGGTCACCGTCGACGACGTGGCCAAGCGCCTGGTCGACTACGGTTTCCACGCGCCCACCATGAGCTTCCCGGTGGCGGGCACCCTCATGGTCGAACCCACCGAGAGCGAAGACCTCGGCGAGATCGACCGGTTCATCGAGGCCATGATCGGCATCAAGGCTGAGGCGGATGCCGTGGCCGCCGGCACCTGGCCGGCCGACGACAACCCGCTGCACAACGCGCCGCACACCGCCCAGAGCGTGATCGAGGGGGAGTGGACGCACCCGTACGACCGCGAAACGGCTGTGTACCCGGTGCGCACGCTCATCCGCAACAAGTACTGGGCGCCGGTGCGCCGCATCGACAACGCCTACGGCGACCGCAACCTGGTCTGCGCCTGCCCGCCGCCCGAGGCCTTCGAGTAA
- the gcvH gene encoding glycine cleavage system protein GcvH — translation MADKTELQYTAEHEWVLVDGDTATVGITAYAADKLGDVVFVELPEVGSSVASGTVVGEIESTKSVGELFAPIDGTVAEVNDAVVASPELVNSDPLGEGWLIKVTFETLPALLSYAEYSAIIGE, via the coding sequence ATGGCCGACAAGACCGAACTCCAGTACACCGCAGAGCACGAATGGGTGCTCGTCGACGGCGACACCGCCACCGTCGGCATCACCGCCTACGCCGCCGACAAGCTCGGTGACGTGGTCTTCGTGGAGCTGCCCGAGGTCGGCAGCTCCGTCGCCTCCGGCACCGTCGTCGGCGAGATCGAGTCGACCAAGTCGGTCGGCGAGCTCTTCGCCCCCATCGACGGCACCGTCGCCGAGGTCAACGACGCCGTGGTCGCCAGCCCCGAACTCGTCAACAGCGACCCGCTGGGCGAGGGCTGGCTCATCAAGGTCACCTTCGAGACCCTCCCGGCGCTGCTGAGCTACGCCGAGTACTCCGCCATCATCGGCGAGTAA
- the gcvT gene encoding glycine cleavage system aminomethyltransferase GcvT has translation MTSASPDQTSTDFTSTDFTSTDSTSTGPTGPEQPGTDAAATERFSPLHAAHVAAGASFTDFAGWQMPVRYSSDLAEHHAVRKAAGLFDLSHMAEIRVSGPQAGEFLDHALAGQLSVIDLMQAKYSLLLNSRGGIIDDLVVYRTGETEFLVVANAGNHDQALEALTTRSARFDVTVTDESGDTALIAVQGPNALAIVQATAGLRVDGDLTGLRYYRALTAGFNGAPVLVARTGYTGEDGFELYLPNADALALWDALVVAGAPHGLVPAGLASRDTLRLEAGMPLYGHELTTSTYPAQAGLGRVVNLAKPTDFVGRTASEEGPSGEAHVLVGLVSAGKRAGRAGYEIFRSIDATEPEGIITSGALSPTLGYPIAMAYVAPPLARLDTEVFIDVRGTRAPATVIALPFYKRAK, from the coding sequence ATGACCTCGGCCAGCCCAGACCAGACCAGCACCGACTTCACCAGCACCGACTTCACCAGCACCGACTCGACCAGCACAGGCCCGACCGGCCCGGAGCAGCCCGGCACGGACGCCGCCGCGACCGAACGGTTCTCGCCGCTGCACGCCGCCCACGTGGCCGCCGGCGCCAGCTTCACCGACTTCGCCGGCTGGCAGATGCCTGTGCGCTACTCCAGCGATCTCGCCGAACACCACGCCGTGCGCAAGGCGGCAGGCCTCTTCGACCTCTCGCACATGGCTGAGATCCGGGTCAGCGGCCCGCAGGCCGGCGAGTTCCTCGACCACGCGCTGGCCGGGCAGCTGTCGGTCATCGATCTCATGCAGGCCAAGTACAGCCTGCTGCTGAACTCCCGCGGCGGCATCATCGACGACCTCGTTGTCTACCGCACCGGGGAGACCGAGTTCCTCGTCGTGGCCAACGCCGGCAACCACGACCAGGCCCTCGAGGCCCTCACCACCCGGTCCGCCCGGTTCGACGTGACCGTCACCGACGAGAGCGGCGACACCGCGCTCATCGCCGTGCAGGGTCCCAACGCGCTCGCGATCGTGCAGGCAACCGCTGGGCTCCGCGTCGACGGGGACCTCACCGGGCTCCGCTACTACCGCGCGCTCACCGCCGGCTTCAATGGCGCTCCGGTGCTCGTGGCCCGCACTGGCTACACGGGTGAAGACGGTTTCGAGCTCTACCTGCCCAATGCGGATGCCCTCGCCCTCTGGGACGCCCTCGTTGTCGCCGGCGCCCCACACGGGCTGGTTCCGGCCGGGCTCGCCAGCCGCGACACCCTGCGGCTCGAAGCCGGGATGCCGCTCTACGGCCACGAGCTGACCACCTCCACCTACCCCGCCCAGGCCGGGCTCGGCCGCGTGGTCAACCTGGCCAAGCCCACCGACTTCGTCGGCCGCACCGCCAGCGAGGAGGGTCCGTCCGGCGAGGCTCACGTGCTCGTCGGCCTGGTCTCGGCCGGTAAGCGCGCCGGCCGCGCCGGCTACGAGATCTTCCGCAGCATCGACGCCACCGAACCCGAAGGCATCATCACCAGCGGAGCACTCTCGCCCACCCTCGGTTACCCGATCGCCATGGCGTACGTCGCGCCGCCGCTGGCCCGCCTCGACACCGAGGTGTTCATCGACGTGCGCGGCACCCGCGCCCCGGCCACCGTCATAGCACTGCCCTTCTACAAGCGCGCCAAGTAA
- a CDS encoding GNAT family N-acetyltransferase — MTDALFDLPGGPFTLRPALAGDIAAIVGLLADDQLRAAEESTEDLAPYLAAFTAIDASPDHHLVVVVDPAGRVVATEQLSLLPGLARAGSTRLQIEAVRVSSGLRGNGLGSAMIEWAVEYGRAHGCRLVQLTSDASRVDAHRFYERLGFAPSHLGFKLHI; from the coding sequence ATGACTGACGCTCTTTTCGACCTTCCCGGCGGCCCGTTCACCTTGCGACCGGCGCTCGCCGGGGACATTGCCGCCATCGTCGGCCTGCTGGCCGACGACCAGCTCCGAGCCGCCGAGGAGTCCACGGAGGACCTGGCGCCCTACCTGGCGGCGTTCACGGCCATCGACGCCTCGCCGGATCACCACCTCGTGGTCGTGGTCGACCCGGCAGGCCGGGTCGTGGCCACCGAGCAGTTGTCCCTGCTGCCCGGCCTCGCCCGGGCGGGCTCCACCCGGCTGCAGATCGAGGCGGTCCGGGTGAGCTCCGGCCTGCGCGGCAACGGCCTGGGCAGCGCGATGATCGAATGGGCCGTCGAGTACGGCCGCGCCCACGGATGCCGGCTCGTTCAGCTGACCTCGGATGCCTCCCGCGTCGACGCCCACCGCTTCTACGAACGTCTCGGCTTCGCTCCGTCCCACCTGGGTTTCAAGCTCCACATCTGA
- a CDS encoding GNAT family acetyltransferase, producing MQIAAITTADFESVIALWETTGLTRPWNPPAADLERALGTESATVLGVFADAENAGTEITATERQGNALLGTVMVGHDGHRGWIYYLAVAPSEQGTGLGRMLMDAAEAWLVDHGAVKVQLMVRQTNVAVTGFYDRLGYADADVRVLAKRLD from the coding sequence ATGCAGATCGCCGCCATCACCACAGCCGACTTCGAGTCCGTCATCGCGCTCTGGGAGACCACCGGGCTCACCCGCCCGTGGAATCCGCCGGCCGCCGACCTGGAGCGGGCGCTCGGCACCGAATCCGCCACGGTTTTGGGGGTGTTCGCAGATGCCGAGAACGCAGGCACCGAGATCACGGCAACCGAGCGCCAGGGCAACGCACTCCTCGGCACCGTGATGGTGGGCCACGACGGCCATCGCGGCTGGATCTACTACCTGGCCGTTGCCCCCTCCGAGCAGGGCACGGGCCTGGGCCGGATGCTGATGGACGCGGCCGAGGCCTGGCTCGTCGACCATGGCGCCGTGAAAGTTCAGCTCATGGTTCGGCAGACCAATGTGGCCGTCACCGGGTTCTACGACCGGCTCGGCTACGCGGATGCCGACGTGCGCGTGCTCGCCAAACGGCTCGACTGA